The following are encoded in a window of Prochlorococcus marinus str. MIT 1013 genomic DNA:
- a CDS encoding NifU family protein codes for MSDETLALTTENVEKVLDELRPFLMADGGNVEIAEIDGPIVKVRLQGACGSCPSSTMTLKMGIERKLREMIPEVSEVIQVL; via the coding sequence ATGAGTGACGAAACTCTTGCATTGACGACAGAAAACGTTGAAAAGGTTCTTGATGAATTAAGACCATTTCTCATGGCCGATGGAGGAAATGTAGAGATCGCTGAAATAGATGGACCAATCGTCAAAGTTAGACTTCAGGGCGCTTGCGGAAGTTGCCCAAGTAGCACTATGACTCTAAAAATGGGTATTGAAAGAAAGCTAAGGGAAATGATTCCTGAGGTTAGCGAGGTAATACAAGTTTTATAA
- a CDS encoding photosystem II reaction center protein PsbN: METSTTDPTLLILIGGIVVLLAGSVAYGVYSTFGSGSKELRYTIDEHAKMHELGIAHGHGGSSEAYEMSGKLQKDQIS; the protein is encoded by the coding sequence ATGGAAACCTCAACTACTGATCCAACCTTGTTGATTCTTATAGGAGGAATAGTTGTTTTACTAGCTGGCTCAGTAGCCTATGGAGTTTATTCGACATTCGGTTCAGGCTCAAAGGAGCTCAGATATACCATCGATGAACATGCAAAAATGCATGAATTAGGTATTGCTCATGGACATGGTGGAAGCTCAGAGGCCTATGAGATGTCTGGAAAACTTCAAAAGGATCAAATTTCGTAA
- a CDS encoding hydantoin utilization protein A yields MLISTLTGFAAGAVHVVSGADHMVAMAPSSIRKPRVALIDGLAWGIGHSAGVLILLLIAILAKDLINIELLSSYAEFLVGISLLIVGGLAIRTSLKVNIHMHQHMHGEEKSHKHFHFHSPGNKLHSSHTHAATGLGVLHGFAGASHLVAVIPALALPLFGAVAYLFAYLLGSVFAMGCVVLGISFATSKANKMFYPFLMRSIGALSIVIGVFWLQKTSILTF; encoded by the coding sequence ATGTTGATCAGCACATTAACTGGATTTGCGGCAGGGGCAGTACACGTAGTTAGTGGAGCAGACCATATGGTAGCAATGGCTCCTTCGTCTATACGAAAACCCCGAGTAGCTTTAATTGATGGGTTGGCATGGGGGATTGGACACTCAGCAGGGGTTTTGATCCTTTTATTAATAGCGATTTTAGCTAAGGATTTAATTAACATTGAATTATTGTCTTCTTATGCAGAGTTTCTTGTTGGTATAAGCCTTTTGATTGTGGGGGGGCTAGCTATTAGGACTTCTTTGAAAGTAAATATTCACATGCATCAGCATATGCATGGAGAAGAAAAGTCTCATAAACATTTTCATTTCCATTCACCTGGAAATAAACTTCATAGCAGTCATACTCATGCCGCAACGGGATTAGGAGTTTTGCACGGGTTTGCTGGCGCTAGTCATTTGGTTGCAGTTATTCCTGCATTGGCATTACCTTTGTTTGGAGCGGTGGCTTATCTATTTGCATATTTACTTGGATCAGTCTTCGCAATGGGATGTGTTGTTTTAGGTATTTCTTTCGCAACTAGTAAAGCGAATAAAATGTTTTATCCTTTTTTGATGCGTTCAATAGGAGCACTATCAATAGTGATAGGAGTATTTTGGCTTCAAAAGACTTCGATTCTAACTTTTTAA